One Alligator mississippiensis isolate rAllMis1 chromosome 1, rAllMis1, whole genome shotgun sequence genomic window carries:
- the LOC102558246 gene encoding olfactory receptor 51G2, with product MRTSNSSFFHPSTFVLTGIPRVEAGHIWISIPFCSLYLISILGNSTILLVIKAEQSLHDPMYFFLCMLAITDVGVCLSTLPTVLRVMLFNSREIKFDACLAQMFFIHCFSIMDSGVLLVMAFDRFVAIYNPLRYASILTNPRVTLIGVVLTVRSIALLLPLPVLLRRLPFCRSNVLAHAFCLHPNLIQLPCADTTVNSVYGLFVLLATFGLDSLSIVLSYVMIIKTVLSIASRKERLKVLNTCVSHICAVLIYYIPMIGLSLVYRFGKHASPLVHVLMANIYLLVPPMLNPIIYSIKTKQIRIKHALKRTDILKSLPQCTHTIINS from the exons ATGAGAACATCCAATAGCAGCTTCTTCCATCCTTCGACATTTGTCCTGACAGGTATCCCCAGGGTGGAAGCTGGGCACATCTGGATCTCCATCCCATTCTGCTCCCTGTACCTTATATCCATCCTCGGCAACAGCACAATCCTGCTTGTAATCAAGGCAGAGCAGAGCCTCCATgatcccatgtacttcttcctgtgCATGCTGGCCATCACTGACGTGGGTGTGTGTCTGTCCACGCTCCCAACGGTGCTGAGAGTGATGCTGTTCAATTCAAGGGAGATCAAGTTTGACGCCTGTCTTGCCCAGATGTTCTTCATCCATTGCTTTTCTATCATGGACTCCGGGGTGCTTTTGGTTATGGCTTTTGACCGCTTTGTGGCCATCTACAACCCCCTGCGGTACGCCTCCATCCTGACCAACCCACGGGTCACCTTGATAGGGGTTGTGCTCACAGTGAGAAGCATTGCTCTCCTGCTCCCCTTGCCTGTGCTTCTGAGGAGGTTGCCCTTCTGCAGGTCCAATGTGTTGGCTCACGCCTTCTGCTTGCACCCCAACCTAATCCAGCTGCCATGTGCGGACACCACGGTCAACAGCGTGTATGGGCTGTTTGTCCTCCTGGCCACGTTTGGGCTAGACTCGTTGTCTATTGTCCTCTCCTATGTCATGATCATTAAGACCGTGCTGAGCATTGCATCCAGGAAAGAGCGTCTCAAGGTCCTGAACACCTGTGTGTCCCACATTTGCGCTGTCCTCATATACTACATCCCCATGATCGGCTTATCTTTGGTGTACAGATTCGGCAAACACGCCTCCCCCCTGGTCCACGTCCTTATGGCCAATATCTACCTCCTGGTGCCGCCCATGCTGAACCCCATCATttacagcatcaaaacaaaacagattc GCATAAAACACGCTCTGAAAAGGACTGACATCCTGAAGTCCCTCCCTCAGTGCACCCACACGATCATAAATTCTTAG